The genomic interval GGCCGCCAACGCCCCTCAGCGCCGGGGGGACTCGTCCCAGTTCCACAACGACACCACCCACTCATCGGTTGCGTCCCGGTAGGTGTGTACGGGAACGAAGCCCACACGCTCGTGCGCGCGCTGCGAGCGGGGATTGCTCGTGGAAACCTCTGTGACGAGCATGTCATATCGCTCCCGATACAGGTCGCGATGCGTCGCGAAGAGCGAGTCGAACACCCCGCGTCCCCGGTGCGCCTTGTCCACGCAGACCTGCCCCATGACGTAGAAACGCCGCGCGCTCAACGGGCGCCCCTGGAAGTCGAGCCGCTCCAACAAATCGAACATGGGGACCAGCACCGGCAACAAGTCCCGGCATTCGCGCGGCATCGTCAGCGCATAGCCCACGATGACGCCCTCATGCCGCGCGACGATGCTGGGCGCCAGCGCATGCATCCGCCGCAGCGCCCGCAGGTCATGCTCCACCGTGACAAAGCCCTCGGAGCGCGCCTCCTCCGCGCTCACGTGCTGCTTCAGGTTCTTGCGCTGCAAGGCAAGAATCTGCTCGAGCTCCTCAACACCTCTCACGGCCCCTACCTCATAGGTATCTGGCATGCCTGGAGGATAGACCAGACAAACACAAACACCACCCCTCCCATTCCCAACAGCATTCCGGGCACAACTGTACCGCCACCCCATCCCTCAATCTGTACACCCCACCCCGACACAGCACACGCCCGAACAAAGACACCACACTTTGCCACCCTCCATTCCAAACCTTTTCAATTCAAGCAAAACACGACAATCATTTGCACCCAATCTTTCTATCTGCCATTCTGGGGACACGACACCCGGAGCGGAGACAGACATGCGCCCTCCCTATAAGCGACACGTGTTTGTCTGTACCAACCGCCGGCCGGAGGGGAGCCCTCGAGGGTGCTGCGCCTCCAAGGAAGGCGAAGCCGTGAGGTCCGCCCTCAAGGCGGAGCTGGAGAAGCGCGGATGCAGGGTCGGAATGAGGGTCAATGAAAGTGGCTGTCTGGGAACATGCCCCCTCGGCGTGTCCGTGGTCATCTACCCAGAGGGGGTCTGGTACGGCGGGGTGAGCGTGGATGCGATTCCAATGCTCGTGGAGGAGCACTTCATCCAGGGCCGCGTCGTGGAGTCCCTGGTGATGCCCTTCCTCAAGAAGTCTGGGCACTGAAGCAGATGCAGACACTGACCGCGCAGCCGGCACCCGCGAGGGCCATGACCTGGTCCACGCTTTCGGCGGGCTTCGTCACCGTGCTCGTGGGCTTCACGAGCACGGGCGCCATCATCTTCCAAGCCGCGGAGGCCGCGGGCGCCAGCCCCGAGCAAGTGAGCTCCTGGATGGGGGCCTTGGGGGTCGGCATCGGGCTGACGAGCCTGGCCCTGTCGCTGCGCTACCGAACCCCCGTCGTCACCGCGTGGTCCACGCCGGGCGCGGCGCTGCTCGCCACGAGCCTCGTCGGCGTCCCCATGTCCGAGGCCATCGGCGTGTTCCTCTTCTGTGGCGCGCTCATCACGCTGTGTGGCGTCACCGGCTGGTTCGAGCGGGCCCTGGGACACCTCTCACTCCCCCTCACCTCGGCGATGCTGGCGGGAATCCTGGCCCGCTTCGGGTTGGATGTCTTCACCTCGCTGAAGGCCCAACCCCTGCTCATCGCCACCATGCTCACCGCCTACCTGCTCGGCCGCCGGCTGTGGCCGCGCTACACCATCCTGGGCGTCCTGGGGTGGGGATGCGCCCTCGCCTGGGGCCTGGGCCTCATGCGCCTCTCCGAAATCCAGCTCGCCCTCGCCACGCCCGTCTTCACCGCGCCGAGCTTTTCCTTGTCCTCCCTGCTGGGCATCGGCGTCCCCCTGTTCGTCGTGACGATGGCCTCCCAGAACGTTCCCGGGGTCGCGGTGATACGCGCCTCGGGCTACCAGCCCCCCATCTCCCCCATCATCACCACGACGGGGCTGACCACGGTGCTGCTGGCCCCCTTCGGCTGCTTCGCCCTCAATCTGGCCGCCATCACCGCCGCCATCTGCCTGGGACGCGAGGCCCATCCGGACCCCTCCAAACGCTACGCCGCGGGCGTCTTCGCGGGCCTCTTCTTCCTGCTGACAGGCCTGTTCGGCGCGACGTTCGCCACCCTGTTCGCCGCCTTCCCACGGGAGCTCGTCCTCGCCATCGCCGGCATGGCCCTGTTTGGCACCATCGCGAACAGCCTGACGGCCGCGATGGCCGAAGAACCCCACCGCGAGGCGGCCATCGTGACGTTTCTCGTGGCGTTGTCGAATGTCTCTCTATTTGGAATGGGCGCGGCCTTCTGGGCGCTCATCCTGGGAATGCTGACCTCCGCGGTGCTCCACTGGCGGCGGTCAACCCATGCCTCCCACCGACGTCACTCCCACCCGCCCAACCCGACATAAACTTTCAACAGACATATTCTAGACGGCATGGCTTGCTTTGAATTCAAATGCTGTGTATTGGATTGGCCCCATGACCAACACCGCTACCGTCCCCGCGCGGCAGAACTCCGCGCAGACCATCACTGGTCGCGCCATCCTTCTGGAAATCGGCTCGAAGCTGGGCGTCTTGGATACATTCCTGACACACAAGGAGATCTCCGTCGCGGACGTGGCCAAGGAGTCGGGCGTCGCCCCGCCATGGATTGCCTCCTATTATGCCGCGCTGTCACACGCGGGCCTGGCGCGCCCGGGGCCGAAGGTCGGGGGTGAGGTGACGCACTACCATGCGGCGCCGGACCTCCAGCAATCCATCAACGACGTGGGCTACGTGCTGTGGGGCCTGGGCTCCTGCGCGCCATTGATTGCCAACGCCGTGGCCTTCGCGAAGGACCTGCCCACGGCGGCCAACCTCCACGTCCGGGACGGCGAGCACGTGGCCCGGACGTCGCGGTGGATGGGTGAGCAGGACTTCTATCCCCAGGCCGAGGCCGCCATCCTGGCGTCGTCGCCTCGGAAGATTGTCGACCTGGGGTCGGGGACGTGCGGACTGCTGCTCCGGTGTCTGCGCAAGCTGCCGGAGTCGCGGGGCGTGGGTATCGACTTGAGCCATGACGCTTGCGTCAAGGCGCGCTCCATCGTCCAGGCGGCGGGAATGGACTCACGCGTCTCCGTCATCGAGGCGCCCATCCAAAGCCTGGTCAACGACCCGTCCCCGGTGGAGGGCGCCGACGTCATCCACGGCGGCTTCGTGTTCCACGACCTGATGCCCGACGAGGAAGCGACGCTCAACGCGCTGCTCAAGACCTTCCGCGTGGCGGCCCCCAAGGCGGCGGTGATCGTGGTGGACGCCGTCCCCTACGGCCCGGAGCCCGACGAGCACGCCTTCTCCGCCGCCTTCACGTTCCTGCACAGCCACTTCATGGCGCGCAGGCTCCAGCCCGAGAGCGAATGGAAGCAGCGGCTCACCGACGCGGGCTTCCCCAATGTCTCGGTGTCCCGCCTGGGCATCTCCGGCGGACGAATCTTCACTGCCCGCGCCGCCTGAAACGGGTCGGGCCCACCCAGAGAGGAACACCCGATGCATGTCAATGACGTCGTTGCTCGAGTCAAGGCGCACCGTTGCTACACTCATCCGGTCTTCACTCACTGGGCTGAGAACGCCCCCTCCACGGAGGCCATCGGCGCGCTGTTCCACCAGATTCGCAGCTTCTGTGACTCCACCCGCCCCGGCTTGAACCTACCCGAGGGGCTGCGGAACCTGGGGCTGCGCACCGAGAGCCGCCTGTTGGAGGAAATCGTCGAGAGTGAAGAGGACCACGGCCCGGAGCTCGCCGCCATGGCGGGGCACATCCTCAACCGCTCGGCGGGAAAGACGGTCTGCCCGAACGTCTTCGACCAGGCGGCCGTCGAGGGGACGCTGAAGGAGTGCTCGGACCGGCTGCTCAACTCGCTGCCTGGCTACGACAAGAAGTCGGGCCTGATGCCACAGACGCGCAACGCCATCGCGGTCTTCGAGCGGCGCAAGGACATGGATGAGAAGTCCGTGTACCGCAACCTCGGGACGACGCTCGCGCTGGAGATGATTTCCAACCGCCAGCTCATCCCGGGGGAGAAGCTCTGCCTGGTCGACAGCGGGCTGTACAAGGCCTCGCTGGAAGAGCCGGAGATGCACTACCTGATGGAGCACTGGGGCGAGGCGGGCGCGGAGGCCCAGCACGAGCAGAACGGCATCAACGCCATCGCCCAGGTCCTCAATCCTTCGACCATGCCCCTGGTCCAGGAGGGCGCGGACGACTTCCTCAACACCGTGGCCGCGATGTGGGACCTCCTCGACGCCGCCCTCCTCGAGTCGGGGCAGCGCCGGCTCGCCGCGACGGGAACCTAGAAAGACGCCCATGAACGCCCAGCAACCCCTGGACCCGCAAGCGGTCCATACGTACCTCACCGAGCTCTGGCGGCGGCTCTTGAAGCGAGACATCGCGCTCACCGATGACTTCTTCGAGGCGGGCGGAAACTCATTGACCGCGCTTCGCATGGTCATGGAGGTCCAGAAGGACTATCGCGTCGAAATCGACGTCGAATCCTTCTTCGAAAGCTCCTCCATCTCCAAGCTCGCCGACATCATCACCCGGGGCGCCGAGTCACGGCGCGAGCCCGCCTAGCGGCCCTCCGGGGCGATGACGCAGAGGGGGTGGCTCATGTCGTGGGAAGTCGACATCGTGAGCTTCGACGGGGTTCGGATACGTGCCTTCCGGACACCTCCCGTTCCAGGCCGCGAGCAGGTCGCCCTCGTGCTGCCGCTCGCCACACGCCCGACGTTCGTGGAACGGGCCCTCCAACGGCTGGCTCAACACTTCAACGTCATCACCTGGGAGGCCCGGCTGCTGCTCGAGCCGGAGCAGGGATGGTCCGGCGACAGCGCGCTCTCGCTGGATGCCCATGCCCGGGACGCGCTGGCGGTCCTGGACCACTTCCAGGTCCCCCGGGCCTCGCTGGTCGGTTATTGCTCCGGTGCGGCGCTGGCCCTGAGGATGGCCGAGGCCCATGCCGCCCGGTTCCACAAGCTGGTGCTGGTCAACGGGGCCTACTTCCTCGCGCCCGAGGTGTGTGACGTCACCCAGTACGAACGAGACGTCCTGGCCCTGGCGCCGCTCATCGCCATGAACCGGGACACCGCCGCGGCGGTCTTCAAGGCCGCCCTGGCGAGCGGTTCGTTCCACCAACCCGACCACGAGTTCGCCCGGGACATCTGTCTGCCTTATGCGAGCGTCGAGACCTTCCACCGCTATGGCGTCGGCCTCGCGCAGTGCATCCAGGCGGACGCTTGCCAGTCGGCGGAAGCCATCACCCTCCCCACCCTGGTGATGTCGGGAGGGAAGGACGACCGGACCCACCCCGCCAGCTCCGCGCTGATTGCGTCACGCATTGCCCGGAGCCAGCACAGCGTGGACAGCGAAGCCGACCACTATTCCTTGTGCAGGGCGCGAGAAGCCACGCTGGAGAGAATGCGTCAATTCCTGTCGGCTGAAGTCTAACGCGGAGCAAGAGGACCCAGACACCTTATGGATGCCACGGCTCGGCTCCCCTCCTCGCGATGGAGCAGGGATGTCGTCTCAGTGTTCCAGGAGCAGGTCCAGCGCGCGCCGGAGGCCCTCGCGCTCGTGGACGGTGCGCGGCGGCTCACCTACCGCGAGCTGAACGCGAGGGCCAACCGGCTGGCCCGCCACCTGGTGAAGCTGGGCGTCAGGCCCCGGGCGCTCGTCGGCATCTGCCTGGAGCGCTCCGTCGAGTCCGTGGTGGGCTGTCTCGCCATCCTGAAGGCGGGCGGGGCATACGTCCCCATCGACCACCGCTACCCCGCGGAGCGCATCCGCTTCATCCTGCGCGACTCGGCCGTGCGTCTGGTGTTGACCACCCGCGAGCTTGTGCCCTCGCTCCCCGGGCCCACCTGCGTGTGCGTGGATGACGAGCACCTGACCGACACCTACGAAGACACGGACCTGGCCACGGCCCCGCAGCCCTCCTTCTCCGCCTACGTCATGTACACGTCGGGGACCACCGGAGAGCCCAAGGGGGCCGAGATTCCCCAGAGTGGCATCGTGAGGCTGGTGAGGCATTCGACGTACCTGGAGCTGGATGAGAGCATCACCGTCCTGCACCACTCGACGTGCTCGTTCGACGCGGCGACCTTCGAAATCTGGGCGGCGCTGCTCAACGGGGGACGGCTGGTCATCCACCGCCCCGCGCTGGAGTTGGACAGCCTGGGAGCGCTCCTTCGCGACCAGGGCATCACCACGCTGCTGCTCACCACGTCTGTCTTCCACCTGGTGGCCGAGCACAAACCGGAGGCCCTCGGGCCGCTGCGGCATGTCGTGACGGGCGGTGACGTGCTCCGGGTCCGCGAGGTCAAGGCCGTCCTCGACCTGCATCCCCACCTGCTCATCATCAACGGCTACGGCCCCACGGAGAACACGACCTTCACCTGCTGCTTCCCCATCACCCGCCAGACGCCGCTGGAGGAGACGATTCCCATCGGCAGGCCCATTGGCGGGACGAACGTCTTCCTCCTCGATGCCCAGCTGCGCCCGGTGCGGCCCGGCGAGGTGGGCCAGCTCTTCACCAATGGCCTGGGGCTGGCGAACGGCTACCTCCATCAGCCGGAGCTGACGCGCCGGCACTTCATCGACTCGCCCTTCCCCGAGTCCGGCCCGGTCCTCTACGCCACGGGCGACCTGGTGCGCGAGGGACCCGACGGACAGCTCCACTTCGTCGGGCGGGTCGACAGCCAGCTGAAGATTCGCGGCTTCCGGGTGGAGCCCGGTGAAATCGAGCACGCCCTCAACCTCTGGCCGGAGGTGGCGGAGTCCGTGGTGCTGGCGGAGACGCTGGAGCCCGGTGGAGAGAAGCAGCTTGTCGCCTACGTGAAGCGGCGGTCCGTGGACGTGCCCCTGGACGCCGCCGCCCTCAAGCAGGACCTGGCGGAGCGGCTGCCGCACTACATGGTCCCCTCGCGCCTCCACGTGCTGGACGCGTTTCCACTCACCCACAATGGCAAGCTGGACCGGGCCCGGCTGCGGCGGGAGACGCCCCCCGAGCCCACACCCGGCACACCTCCCGAGCCTCGGGCCGCGGGCTGCGCGCAGGTGGTGCTCGACGTGTGGCGGCAGCGGCTGGGCGCGCCGGGGCTCCAGGCGACCGCCTCCGTCTTCGACCATGGGGCGTCCTCCCTCACCGTCATGGTGGTCCAGAGCGAGCTGAATGCCCGGCTCAAGTGCCTGGTGGACCCGGCCCTGCTCGCCCGGGCCCACACGCCGCTCGAATGGGCAGACGTCTATCAACGACATCACTCCGCCCCGAGCGGAGCGTGAAGCACGACATCACCGGAGGCCGTTCATGGATGCATTGAAGCAGTTTCCGCTGAGCCCCAAGGAGCTTCAGGACTTCGACACCAATGGCTACATCGGCCCCTTCACGCTCTATCCCCCGGAGGAGATGAAGAACATCCACAAGAAGGTCCGGGCCGCGCTGCTGAACCGGGAGTTCGCTCCCTACGACGCCCCCATCGACAGCGCCATCGCCAATTATGACCGGCACCTGGACGTGTCCTTCTTGAGCCAGCACGTCTGCCAGGCGGCCATCGTGGACCGGCTGCGCGGCATCCTGGGCGACGACATCCTCTGCTGGCGCAGCGAGTTCATCCCCAAGCCTCCGGGCGCGGAAGGCACGGACTGGCACCAGGCGGACACCTTCGAGCACGCGTCGGGCGCGCCCCAGCTCGTGTGGCCCAAGGAGGAAGGCGGTGGCGCCGGAGGCACCATCAACGTCTGGACCGCCTTCACCGAGGCGACCGAGGCGAATGGTTGTCTGATGTTCGTCCCGGGGACGCACAAGCAGATGCACTACGACGAGTCCAAGGGGCTGAAGTGGGACCCCGAGAAGAACCACAACGTCGTCAAGGACAACGTCCCGCGCGGCTTCAACGGGTACGACTACCGCGACCTCCAGAAGGACCCGCACTGGAAGCCGGATGAGTCGCGCGCGGTCAACATGGTCATGAAGCCCGGGGAGTTCATCGTCTTCCGCTCAACGCTCCTGCACGCCTCCAAACCCAACAGCACGAAGGACATCCCCCGCCTGGGCTACGTGGCGCGCTACGTCCCCGGCCGCGTCAAGGTCTATCCAGACACAGACACGGTGAAGGAGTTCGGCAGCGAGATTTCGCTCGAGAAATATGGGACAGTGGTGGTCTCCGGAAGGAATCACCACCCCACCAACCGGGTGCGCGAAGTGAACCTGCGAGGGGAGCGCTTCGCGCGCAGAGAGGGGCAAGGAGTCGCCGCATGACGCGAAAGGTGTTCTGGCCAGAGCCCTACCGGACGGAGCTGGAGACCCGGGTCCACGACGTGAGAGGCAATGTCATCACGCTCGAGGACACGATTTTCTATGCCTTCTCCGGTGGGCAGGAGAGTGATGAAGGGACCATTGGCGGGCGCCGGGTGCGAGAGGCGCGCAAGGCTGGCTCCGACATCCACTACACGCTCGACGAAGGGCATGGCCTGACACCTGGCGAGGCGGTGACGGTCCTCATCGATTGGGAGCGCAGATACCGGCTCATGCGGTTGCACTTCGCTGCGGAGCTGGTCCTGGAGCTGGTGTCCCGGCGGGTGGTGGGCATTCCCAAGATTGGTGCCCACATCGCGCAGGACAAGGCACGCATCGACTTCACGTACCCGGAGAGCATCTCCAGCCTCTTGCCGGACATCTCCAGCCAGGCGCTCCAGGTCGTGACGTCGAACGTGCCCATCATCAGCGACTTCTCCGACGAGGCGGCGGGAATCCGCTATTGGGAAGTGGAAGGCTTCGCGCGAGTTCCCTGCGGCGGGACCCACCTGCGGCGGACAGGTGAGGTGGGGGAGCTCGAGCTCAAACGCAAGAACATTGGCAAGGGCAAGGAGCGCATCGAGGTCTTCCTGAAAGGAGGCTCGCTCGCGTCCCCCTCTTGAGGCGTCCAGTCATGGCAGACGACGGAGCGCTGTTCATTGGGTATGACCACATCGCATACGCCACGCGGGATACCGACGCCTCGGTGAAGCTCTTCGAGGCGTTGGGATTCACCGTCAAGATTTACAAACAGGAGATCGACAAGTTCAATGTCTTCGTGACGAAGCTGGTCTCCCAGGACCATCACGTCGCGGAGCTGGTCGAGTCGCGCGGTGGCCCGAGTGTCGTGACCGAGCTGCTGGGGGACAAGGAGACAGCGGTCTACCACGTCTGCTTCAAGACGAATGACTTCCAGCGGGCCCGGGAGAAGCTCAAGGGGACTGGCGCGGTGACGGTCACCAGGCCCATGCGCATTCCCTATCCGCTGACCCCGGAGCATGAGCGGTTCTGGGCCAGCCACATGTATCACCCGAGTCTGGGCCTGTTTGAAATCACCGGCCCCGACGCCGTGGACGAAGCCGCCTTGGCGGAGGGCACATGACCGAGCGAATCGTCGTCATCCCGGAAACGGGCGAGGGTGCCGGTGCCAGGGATGCCGAGCATGCCTGTGGCCTGCTGCGCTGGATGGCCGAGCGGTTCGGCCATGACTTCGAATTGGTGGAGCGCCCCCTGACGCCGTCGACCTGGCGGGACACCGTGGAGGTCTGCCGTCAGGCCTCCGCGGTCCTGACCTCGATTCCGGCCCATGACGGCTCGGCGCCAGGTGGAGCGGCGGCGGACCTGTCGCGCCTGCGGCGGGAGTTGTCGCTGTTCGCCTCGGTGAGCGCCATCCAGCGCTTCGCACAGGCCGGCGCCTCCACGCCCGTCCGCGCGCATCCCCACGGCGTGGACGATGTGCTCGTCGTCTCGCTGCGGGAGGAAGGCTGGGACGAAGGCCCGCTGTCCCGAGCCCTCTCCCCGGGCGACGAGCCCTCCGAAGCGAGGGAGGACCTGTCGCTGGCCACGTCCCGGCTGGCCTTCGGCCTGGCGCGGCGGCGCTGGGGGCAGCTGACGGCCGTGAACCTGGCGGGGCACGTCACGGAGCAGCCGCCACCCCTGTGGCCCCGGCTCGCCACCGTCGCGGGTGAGTTTCCCGGCATCTTCCTTGAGCGGACGTTCAGCCAGGACCTGGCGCTCCACCGTTCGGGCGGCCCCATGCGCTGGGACGTGGTGTTGGCCCCCGCCCCCGTCGCGGACGAGCTGCTGCACCGGGAGGCCCTGCTGACGGGGCTGCTGGGAGTCCACCCCAGCGCCTGCCTTGGCACGGGCCGGCGCGGGCTGTACCAACCGCTGCACAGGCCCGTCGCGGACCCGAGGCGGAGCAGCTCGCTGCACTCGGCGGGGGTCATCCTGGCCGCGGCCATGTTGATGCGCCACTCCCTGGGGCTCGAGCGGGAGGCCTCCCTGGTGGAAGCGGCCGTGGCACGGGCGCTGGCGGACTGGGCGGGAGCTCGGCGCGGCTCGCCTCGATGGGAGATGCCGCTGCATGAGGGCATCCAAGCTCATCTCGGTGGGGAGTCCCACTACTCCCAGGCGGTGTGACGGTCATGGCTTCCGGTTCCTGGCTCGTGTGCCTCAAGCCCCGCGAGGCACCGCGGCGGACCTTGGTGTGTTTCCCTTTCGGAGGAGGCGGCGCCGGGGTGTTCTGGGAGTGGCGCACGGCGATACCGGAGGATGTCGAGATCTGGGCGGTGCGCCTGCCGGGCCGGGAGAGTCGGGCCGGCGAGGCGTTCATCACGAGCTCCGCGCGAGCCGTGGCCAGCATCGTCCAGGAGCTCCGCCCCCTGATGAGGGACCGGTCCTGCGTCTTCTTCGGGCACAGCCTGGGCGCGGGGCTCGCCTATCAGACGGCGATGTCCCTGCGCGACCACGGAGAGCCGCTGCCCGGGCTGTTCATCGCCTCGGGACGGCTGCCACCGCACAAGCCCTATCCAGGCCGCTGGGGGCACAGCTCGGACGAGGCGCTGCTGGCCCACGTCGTCGGGATGGGCGGGGTCCCAGAGGAGCTCTGGCGCCACGACTCCTTCCGCGAGGTCCACCTCCCCAGAATCCGCGCGGACTTCTTGCTGAACGAAGACCTCTTCTACGGCAGAGCAGACCCGTTCGAGTTCGACATCACCGCCATCAACGGCCGGGAGGACCCGCTGGTGGACGACGCGGGACTTCAGGAGTGGCGGGCACACACACACGGCCGCTTCAGGTCCTTCCAACTGGACGGAGGCCACTTCGTGCTCCAGACCCACGCGGCGGGCTTCCTCGAGCTCGTGCGCCGTGAGCTCGAGGAGTCCTCCGCCCCGCGCGAGCCTCGGCGGATTCGGGGAGGCTGAGGGGCCCTGACTCTCGACGGCTCGCGGCCTCCATTCCTCGGGAGGGCGGCAGGGTTCCGCCGTGTGGCGTAGAGTCCCGGCCGTGCTGACCGTCGACCCGCATCCGTCCCTGGACACCCTGGCCTTCACCACCGTCTTTCCGGCGCCGCTCGGCTCGCTGCCGTCGCCGGAGTGGCTGGTGGCGCTCTTGAAGCCGGATGCGTCCGCGCCGCTCTCCAGCGATGACACCGTGCGCGGAGCGGTGCGCGACATGCTCCGCCACGGCGGTTACAAGCCCACGGGGCGCGGCAAGCCCGCGTCCGAGTACCTGGTGCGCGCCTCGGGAGACGGCTCGCTCGGCTCCATCAACTCCGCCGTGGATGCGTGCAACGCGGTGTCGCTGCACAGCGGCCTGCCCATCAGCGTGGTGGACCTGGACCGCGCCACCGCGCCCTTCCGCGTGGGCATCGCGCCCGAGGGCGCGCAGTACGTCTTCAATGCCTCCGGGCAGAGCATCGACCTGGCGGGCCTGCTGTGCCTCTTCGACGCGCAGGGCCCGTGCGCCAACGCGGTGAAGGACGCCCAGCGCACGAAGACGAACGCGGAGACGCGCCGCACCCTCACCGTCCTCTGGGGTGCCAAGGCCCTGGGCGACCGGACCGCGCGCGCCTTCGCGTGGTACCGGGAAGTGCTCGAGCGCGCGGGCGCCACCGTGGAGCCACTCCCCTGAGCGCCCCGGACCTCACGTTGCTGCTCGCGGATGGTGCTCGCGCGCTCTCCGCGGCGTGGGGACGTCCCGTGCTGTTGACCGAGCCGCAGGTTCTCCGCACCCAGTCCCGCTGTCACGTCGTGCGCGCCCGCGTCCGCGGCGGCGACGTGAGCACCGTGGTCCTCAAGCACTTCCACGAAGACCCGATGCTGGGCCTGGACGAGTGGGCGGGCCTGGAGCTGCTCGGACGCCACAACCTCTTCACCGCGCCGGGCCTCATCGCGGGGGACATCGCCTCCAGGCTGCTGGTCCTCGAGGACCTGGGCACGGGCCCCAGCCTGGAGGACCTCCTGCGCGCGGACGACGCGAACGCCGCCACGGGAGGATTGCTCGCCGTGGCGCGCATCACCGCGCAGCTCCACGCGCGCACCCGGGGCGTGCAAGGCGACTTCGACCTGCTCCGGCACGCGTTGAGTCCCCGCCCCATGCGGGTGCGCATCGACAACGCGCGCTATCTGCTGGAGCACGCGGACCGGCTGCGGCGCTGGGCCGACGCGGTCGACGTGCCCATGGCCCCGGGCACGCAGGAGGACCTGGAGCGGCTGGCGCGCGAGCTGGCGGAGCCCGGCCCCTTCCTGTCCCTCACCCATGGAGACATGGCCCCCGGCAACACCCTGTTCACCCCCAGCGGGCCCCGGCTGCTCGACTTCGAGTACTGCGGCATGCGGCACGCGCTGTACGACGCGCTGATGTGGCTGCTGGTGGTGCCGCTGCCCGACGAGCTCATCACTCGCGCGGACCTGACCTACCGCATCACCCTGGCCCCCGCGTGCGAGGCCGCGCAGGTGGACGCCACGTGGACTCGCGCCCGCGCCATGGTGGCCACCGCGCGCACGGTGAATCTGTTCCAGTGGCTGTCACCTCGAGCGTTGGAGCGGAACCGGGACTGGGCTCCGGGCTTCTCCGAACGAGCCGCCCTGCTGCGCCACCTCTCCCGCTCCCGCACCCTGCGAGAGTCCCTGGACCCCATCCCCGACCTCTCGCGCACGCTGAACGCGCTGGAGGAGCGGCTCGTGGAGCGCTGGGCGGGCACCGCCTCCTTCACCTGGCCCGCGTTCCGGTAACCGCTCCAGTCCAGGTCCACCGGAGAGGGCGCTGAAGCAAGCCCCCTCTCCGGCTCAATCACAGCTCAAGGCACGCTACAGCCCCAGGCCGAAGTGGTCTCCCCCCTCGACGATGTCCACCAGATACACGGGCGCCTGAATCCAACGCTGCTCCCCCACGCGCGAGAGCCCCGACGCACCCGCGCTATACAACACCTGGACCGCCCCCGAGTCGACGACGCCCCCCACGTCCTCGTAGGGCGCGCCAATCACGAGGTCCAGAGAGCCATTGCCATCGAAGTCCCCGGCCGCCAGACGCGCGCCAAAGACATCCTGCGCCTCTGGGCCCTCATCCACCTGGGAGCCCTCTTGAGACCAGCGCTGCTCGCGCGCGCCGGACAGCCCGCTCGACGAGCCATGCAGGACATGGACGATACCCGCGCTCACCACCATCCCCACGGACTCCCTGGGCACCCCTATCGCCAGGTCGAAGTGGCCATCCCCATCGAAGTCCTCGGCCACCAGCGCGGACCCCAGACCGTCCCCCGCCTCGGCGACGTCCGAGATACCCGCCGAATCCTGCGTCCACGCAATCGCCCCCGTGGACACCAACCCCGTCACCGTCCCACTCAGCACCGTCACCGCGCCAGCCCCCGCCGCCAGCCCCACCGTCTGCCCTGGAGCGCCAATGGCCAAC from Myxococcus stipitatus carries:
- a CDS encoding chlorinating enzyme, with protein sequence MDALKQFPLSPKELQDFDTNGYIGPFTLYPPEEMKNIHKKVRAALLNREFAPYDAPIDSAIANYDRHLDVSFLSQHVCQAAIVDRLRGILGDDILCWRSEFIPKPPGAEGTDWHQADTFEHASGAPQLVWPKEEGGGAGGTINVWTAFTEATEANGCLMFVPGTHKQMHYDESKGLKWDPEKNHNVVKDNVPRGFNGYDYRDLQKDPHWKPDESRAVNMVMKPGEFIVFRSTLLHASKPNSTKDIPRLGYVARYVPGRVKVYPDTDTVKEFGSEISLEKYGTVVVSGRNHHPTNRVREVNLRGERFARREGQGVAA
- a CDS encoding alanyl-tRNA editing protein, which translates into the protein MTRKVFWPEPYRTELETRVHDVRGNVITLEDTIFYAFSGGQESDEGTIGGRRVREARKAGSDIHYTLDEGHGLTPGEAVTVLIDWERRYRLMRLHFAAELVLELVSRRVVGIPKIGAHIAQDKARIDFTYPESISSLLPDISSQALQVVTSNVPIISDFSDEAAGIRYWEVEGFARVPCGGTHLRRTGEVGELELKRKNIGKGKERIEVFLKGGSLASPS
- a CDS encoding VOC family protein, with protein sequence MADDGALFIGYDHIAYATRDTDASVKLFEALGFTVKIYKQEIDKFNVFVTKLVSQDHHVAELVESRGGPSVVTELLGDKETAVYHVCFKTNDFQRAREKLKGTGAVTVTRPMRIPYPLTPEHERFWASHMYHPSLGLFEITGPDAVDEAALAEGT
- a CDS encoding isocitrate/isopropylmalate family dehydrogenase is translated as MTERIVVIPETGEGAGARDAEHACGLLRWMAERFGHDFELVERPLTPSTWRDTVEVCRQASAVLTSIPAHDGSAPGGAAADLSRLRRELSLFASVSAIQRFAQAGASTPVRAHPHGVDDVLVVSLREEGWDEGPLSRALSPGDEPSEAREDLSLATSRLAFGLARRRWGQLTAVNLAGHVTEQPPPLWPRLATVAGEFPGIFLERTFSQDLALHRSGGPMRWDVVLAPAPVADELLHREALLTGLLGVHPSACLGTGRRGLYQPLHRPVADPRRSSSLHSAGVILAAAMLMRHSLGLEREASLVEAAVARALADWAGARRGSPRWEMPLHEGIQAHLGGESHYSQAV
- a CDS encoding thioesterase II family protein, whose protein sequence is MASGSWLVCLKPREAPRRTLVCFPFGGGGAGVFWEWRTAIPEDVEIWAVRLPGRESRAGEAFITSSARAVASIVQELRPLMRDRSCVFFGHSLGAGLAYQTAMSLRDHGEPLPGLFIASGRLPPHKPYPGRWGHSSDEALLAHVVGMGGVPEELWRHDSFREVHLPRIRADFLLNEDLFYGRADPFEFDITAINGREDPLVDDAGLQEWRAHTHGRFRSFQLDGGHFVLQTHAAGFLELVRRELEESSAPREPRRIRGG
- a CDS encoding phenylalanine--tRNA ligase beta subunit-related protein, producing the protein MLTVDPHPSLDTLAFTTVFPAPLGSLPSPEWLVALLKPDASAPLSSDDTVRGAVRDMLRHGGYKPTGRGKPASEYLVRASGDGSLGSINSAVDACNAVSLHSGLPISVVDLDRATAPFRVGIAPEGAQYVFNASGQSIDLAGLLCLFDAQGPCANAVKDAQRTKTNAETRRTLTVLWGAKALGDRTARAFAWYREVLERAGATVEPLP
- a CDS encoding phosphotransferase, encoding MLLADGARALSAAWGRPVLLTEPQVLRTQSRCHVVRARVRGGDVSTVVLKHFHEDPMLGLDEWAGLELLGRHNLFTAPGLIAGDIASRLLVLEDLGTGPSLEDLLRADDANAATGGLLAVARITAQLHARTRGVQGDFDLLRHALSPRPMRVRIDNARYLLEHADRLRRWADAVDVPMAPGTQEDLERLARELAEPGPFLSLTHGDMAPGNTLFTPSGPRLLDFEYCGMRHALYDALMWLLVVPLPDELITRADLTYRITLAPACEAAQVDATWTRARAMVATARTVNLFQWLSPRALERNRDWAPGFSERAALLRHLSRSRTLRESLDPIPDLSRTLNALEERLVERWAGTASFTWPAFR